In Corynebacterium frankenforstense DSM 45800, the DNA window CGGACATGATCGCCTTCGCCACCGACGAGCTCGAGGCGGCCGTGCAGATCTTCCACGTCCGCCACGGCCGCGTGCGCGGCCAGCGCGGCTGGGTCGTGGAGAAGGCCGGTGACCAGGCCGGCGACACCGGACCGGTGGAGGAGGGCGAGGCCGACCCGGCGCTGCCCAACCTGATCCAGAACTTCCTGATCCAGTTCTACGGCGACGCCGCCGAGCGCGCCGAGCAGGAGGCCGCCGAGGACGCCAAGCTCTACGGGCGCCGGGGCGTGGACAAGATGTCGCACGGCACCGACGCCGCCGGCGAGCACCGCACCGGCTCGCGCCGGCGCAACGAGGTCATCCCGCGGCTGATCCTGCTGCAGGACGAGCCCGAGGAGCCGGCCGACACCGCCGCGGCGCTGGAGGCGCTGCGCGGCGGGCCCGTCGAGCTGCGCGTGCCGCAGCGCGGCGACAAGCGCGCCCTGATGGAGACCGTCGAGCGCAACGCCAAGGAGGCGCTGCGCCAGCACAAGCTGCGCCGCGTCGGCGATCTCACGGCCCGCTCGGCGGCGATCCAGGGCATCCAGGACGCCCTCGGCATGGACGAGTCGCCGCTGCGCATCGAGTGCACCGACATCTCGCACCTGCAGGGCACCGACGTGGTCGCCTCCCTGGTCGTCTTCGAGGACGGCCTGCCCAAGAAGTCCGACTACCGCCGCTACCGCATCCGCGACGCCGCCGGTGACGGCCACAGCGACGACGTCGGCTCCATCGCCGAGGTCACCCGGCGCCGCTTCCTGCGCCACAACCGCGACAAGCGCTCCGTGCCCGAGGCCGAGGAGTTCGACGGCTCCAGCTTCGCCGAGGAGACCGAGGCCGCGGCCGAGGTCGAGGAGATGTCGACGGACAACCGCCGCTTCGCCTACCCACCGCAGCTGTTCATTGTCGACGGCGGCGCCCCGCAGGTCGCCGCGGCCCAGCGCGTCCTCGACGAGCTCGGCGTCACCGACGTGACACTCGCCGGCCTGGCCAAGCGCCTCGAGGAGCTGTGGGTGCCCGGCGAGGAGGACCCGGTCATCCTGCCGCGCAACTCCCAGGCGCTGTTCCTGCTGCAGCAGATCCGCGACGAGGCGCACCGCTTCGCCATCACCTACCAGCGCCAGCAGCGCTCCAAGCGCATGCGGCGCAGCGAGCTCGACGACGTCCCGGGGCTCGGCCCCGCGCGCCGCACCGAGCTGGTGCGCCACTTCGGCTCGTTGAAGAAGCTCAAGCAGGCCACCGTCGAGGAGATCGCCGAGGTCAAGGGCTTCGGGCCCAAGCTGGCCGGCGACGTCCACGCCTCGCTGCACAAGGGGTGAGGCCGGGGCCCGCCGCGGGGCGGCGGGAGCCGTGGCGCGCGGCGGCCGGGGCGCCGCCACGCGGAGGCCGGGGGAGCGGTCATGGCTTACCATGGGAGCCATGACCGCCGCTGACACCGAGAACCTCGGCCACCTGCTCGCCCCGCCGCTGCTGATCACCGGCATGTCCGGGGCCGGCCTGTCCACCGCGGCCAAGGTCTTCGAGGACCGCGGCTGGTTCGTCGCCCACAACCTGCCCCCGCAGCTCATGCTCGAGCTGGTGGAGATGTGCCGCGCGGACACCTCGCCCGTGGAGCACCTGGCCATCGTCACCGACGTGCGCTCGCGCATGTTCCCCGGCTCGATGATGCAGACGCTCGCCGAGCTCAAGGCCCGCGGCGTGCGCCCGACGATTCTTTTCCTCGACGCCCGCAAGGACGCGCTGATGAAGCGCTTCGACTCGGTGCGCCGCACCCACCCGCTGCAGGGCGGCGACACGCTCTCCCAGGGCATCGACCGCGAGCGCGCGATGCTCGGCGACATCAAGGAGGACGCCGACGTCAGCATCGAGACCTCCGACCTGTCGGTGCACGACCTGCGCCGCCGCATCGAGGGCGCCTTCGGCGAGTCCGTCGCCCAGAAGCCGCACGTGACCGTGCAGTCCTTCGGCTTCAAGCACGGCGCCCCGCGCGACTCCGACCTGACCGTCGACGTGCGCTTCCTGCCCAACCCGTTCTGGGTCCCCGAGCTGCGCGAGCAGCGCGGCACGGACGCGCCCGTCTCCGACTACGTGCTCAGCCGGCCCGGGGCGGGGGCCTTCATCGACAACTTCCTGACGATGTTCAACTCCATGCAGGCCGGCTTCCGCCACGAGGGCAAGAACTTCATGACCGTCTCCATCGGCTGCACCGGCGGCCACCACCGCTCCGTCGCCGTCGCCGAGGAGATCGGGCGCCGGCTGCGCGAGGACTCCGGCCTGGACGTCAACGTCATCCACCGCGACATCGCCCGCTGAGCCGGATGCGGCCGGCCGGACGCACCCGCCCGTGAGGGCGGGGCTCCGCAGCCGGCGGCCCCGTACCCGCAGTACCCCGCGGCACCGCCCGCACCCAGACGACTGAGAGACCCGAGAGACATGCCCGACCCCGACAGCACCGCAGGCGCCCACGGCGCCGCACACCCGAGCAGCACCGCGGCGGCCCCGGGCGCCGCACGCCCGGACCTGACCTGCCTGGGCGGCGGCCACGGGCTCTACCAGACCCTGCGCGCGGCCCGCCTGTGCGACCCGGCGAACATCACGGCCGTGGTCACCGTCGCCGACGACGGCGGCAGCTCCGGGCGCATCCGCCGCGAGCTCGGCCAGGTCCCGCCGGGAGACCTGCGCATGGCGCTGGCCGCCCTGGCCGGCGACCGGGAGGACGCCGAAGGCCCGGGCCTGAGCGCCGAGCTGCTCCAGCACCGCTTCGGCGGGCACGGGGCGCTCGCCGGCCACGCCGTGGGCAACCTGCTGATCTCCGGGCTCGTGGAGCTCGGCGGTGACGTGCAGAAGGCCCTGGACACCGTCGCCAGCCTGACCCACTCCTGCGGGCGCGTGGTGCCCGTGTGCACCCGCCCGCTCGACATCGCCGCCGAGGTCGCCGGGCTGGACGACGACCCGCGCGTGGTCCGCGAGGTCCGCGGCCAGGTCGCCGTCGCCTCCACCCCGGGCTCCGTGCGCCGCGTGCGCCTGGTGCCCTCCGACCCGCCCGCGAGCTCCCAGGCCCTGGCGGCCATCCGCGGGGCGGACCTGATCACGCTGGGCCCGGGCTCCTGGTTCTCCAGCGTCATCCCCCACCTGATGGTCCACTCCGTGGTCGACGCCATAAACGCCTCGGACGCGCTGAAGGTCGTCGTGCTCAACCTCTCCGCCGAGCCGGGGGAGACCCAGGGCTTCTCCCTGGAGCGGCACATCCACATCATGGCGCAGCAGGCCCCGGCGCTGCGCGTGGACCGGATCCTGGTCGACTCCGACTCGCTGCTGTCGAAGGCGGAGCGCGCGTACCTCTCCCGGGCCGCCGGCCGGCTCGGCGCCGAGATCGTCTTCGCCGACGTGCACAGCTGCGACGAGAACGGCATGCCGCGCAACGTGCACGACCCGGAGAAGCTGGCAGCCGCCCTGACGGGCATGCTGGCCGCGGACTAGGATCGACGCGTCCCCGGGGACAGGGAAAGAAAGGACTCAAGGCACGGTGTCGCTGACGAACGAGGTCAAGGACGAGCTCACCCGCGTCGAGACGCGCGGGACCCGCGCACGGCTGGCTGAGGTCGCCGCCGTGCTGCGCTTCGGCGGCCGCGCCGTGCGCCACGGGGGAGTGGAGGCCATCGAGGTCGAGCTCGACCACGCCGGCGCCGCGCGCCGGCTGGTGGGCTACCTCGACGAGCT includes these proteins:
- the uvrC gene encoding excinuclease ABC subunit UvrC, coding for MADPSTYRPAPGTIPTSPGVYRFRDADGRVIYVGKAKNLRARLSNYFQDITHLHPRTRQMVQTAAGVTWTVVASEVEALQLEYTWIKRYDPRFNVMYRDDKTYPMLAVSMGEEFPRAFFYRGPRRRNVRYFGPFAHAWAVRETLELLTRVYPMRTCTKGVFRRHEQLGRPCLLGYIDKCAAPCTGKVTAAEHREIAEGFCSFMKGHTDAVRKRLTGEMQQASEDLEFERAARLRDDLGAIDKLMEQQTVVLGDGTDADMIAFATDELEAAVQIFHVRHGRVRGQRGWVVEKAGDQAGDTGPVEEGEADPALPNLIQNFLIQFYGDAAERAEQEAAEDAKLYGRRGVDKMSHGTDAAGEHRTGSRRRNEVIPRLILLQDEPEEPADTAAALEALRGGPVELRVPQRGDKRALMETVERNAKEALRQHKLRRVGDLTARSAAIQGIQDALGMDESPLRIECTDISHLQGTDVVASLVVFEDGLPKKSDYRRYRIRDAAGDGHSDDVGSIAEVTRRRFLRHNRDKRSVPEAEEFDGSSFAEETEAAAEVEEMSTDNRRFAYPPQLFIVDGGAPQVAAAQRVLDELGVTDVTLAGLAKRLEELWVPGEEDPVILPRNSQALFLLQQIRDEAHRFAITYQRQQRSKRMRRSELDDVPGLGPARRTELVRHFGSLKKLKQATVEEIAEVKGFGPKLAGDVHASLHKG
- the rapZ gene encoding RNase adapter RapZ, producing the protein MGAMTAADTENLGHLLAPPLLITGMSGAGLSTAAKVFEDRGWFVAHNLPPQLMLELVEMCRADTSPVEHLAIVTDVRSRMFPGSMMQTLAELKARGVRPTILFLDARKDALMKRFDSVRRTHPLQGGDTLSQGIDRERAMLGDIKEDADVSIETSDLSVHDLRRRIEGAFGESVAQKPHVTVQSFGFKHGAPRDSDLTVDVRFLPNPFWVPELREQRGTDAPVSDYVLSRPGAGAFIDNFLTMFNSMQAGFRHEGKNFMTVSIGCTGGHHRSVAVAEEIGRRLREDSGLDVNVIHRDIAR
- a CDS encoding gluconeogenesis factor YvcK family protein, which encodes MTCLGGGHGLYQTLRAARLCDPANITAVVTVADDGGSSGRIRRELGQVPPGDLRMALAALAGDREDAEGPGLSAELLQHRFGGHGALAGHAVGNLLISGLVELGGDVQKALDTVASLTHSCGRVVPVCTRPLDIAAEVAGLDDDPRVVREVRGQVAVASTPGSVRRVRLVPSDPPASSQALAAIRGADLITLGPGSWFSSVIPHLMVHSVVDAINASDALKVVVLNLSAEPGETQGFSLERHIHIMAQQAPALRVDRILVDSDSLLSKAERAYLSRAAGRLGAEIVFADVHSCDENGMPRNVHDPEKLAAALTGMLAAD